A DNA window from Vagococcus penaei contains the following coding sequences:
- a CDS encoding GHKL domain-containing protein, with product MITIDTKAYMFRMIVNISFLYFMIFYINKSHVQKIKVKLLFLLIVTFLADVFIHFSDMIPIFGGYFLLKKKNENEIVLFNNLIICVLINYCISMLSSTTMIILFSNKGPKGYSYVLVQIGLEIVLLVSCILIYKKYNIKESIEKYSSKKTAVCLLYLVTITIFLSYVARFYQIFDLFIIGILTFLIIQTIFVLILFFRINIKQKEKYEEKLKNQELIYLKKYTDQLEKKQDELIKFRHDYKNLLLSFKETAFENDNDELSKQFQQLENYSNAYLSDLDFDYRNFHYIKNNYLKSLLISKFYRANKYQLDCHFECLEIIDDVPIPVFDCVRVLGIILDNAIEAGKESNDKKMRLMIYKDVNQIEFLIENSCLENVLPIKNMLDNGFTTKKNHQGVGMSTVQDINRKNQNMFVQYENKKNFFITQIILMW from the coding sequence TTGATTACAATAGATACAAAAGCATATATGTTTCGTATGATAGTTAATATTTCTTTTCTATATTTTATGATTTTTTATATTAATAAAAGTCATGTTCAAAAAATTAAGGTAAAGCTACTTTTTTTATTGATTGTAACATTTTTGGCAGATGTCTTCATTCATTTTTCAGATATGATACCAATTTTTGGGGGATATTTTTTATTAAAAAAAAAGAATGAGAATGAAATAGTTTTATTTAACAACTTAATCATATGTGTATTGATTAATTACTGTATATCTATGTTGAGTTCAACTACAATGATTATTCTTTTTTCTAATAAAGGACCGAAGGGTTATAGTTATGTTCTAGTTCAAATTGGATTAGAAATAGTTTTGCTAGTGAGTTGTATTTTGATTTACAAAAAATATAACATCAAGGAGTCTATAGAAAAGTATAGTTCTAAAAAAACAGCGGTATGTTTATTATATTTAGTCACAATAACAATATTTTTGTCATATGTTGCACGATTTTATCAAATATTTGATCTTTTTATTATAGGAATTTTAACTTTTTTAATTATTCAAACAATATTTGTTCTTATTTTATTTTTTAGAATAAATATTAAGCAAAAAGAAAAGTATGAAGAAAAACTAAAAAATCAAGAACTTATTTATTTAAAAAAATATACGGATCAATTAGAAAAAAAACAAGATGAATTAATAAAATTTAGACATGATTATAAAAATTTATTATTAAGTTTTAAAGAAACTGCTTTTGAAAATGATAACGATGAATTATCAAAACAATTTCAACAATTGGAAAATTATTCAAATGCATATTTGTCAGACTTAGATTTTGATTATCGTAATTTTCATTATATTAAGAATAATTATTTAAAAAGTTTACTTATATCGAAATTTTATAGAGCTAATAAATATCAATTAGATTGTCATTTTGAGTGTTTAGAAATTATAGATGACGTTCCAATACCTGTTTTTGATTGTGTAAGAGTATTGGGTATTATTTTGGATAATGCTATAGAAGCGGGTAAGGAAAGTAATGATAAGAAGATGAGGCTTATGATTTATAAAGATGTAAATCAAATAGAGTTTTTAATAGAAAATAGTTGTTTAGAAAATGTATTACCTATCAAAAACATGTTAGATAATGGTTTTACAACTAAAAAAAATCATCAAGGAGTAGGAATGAGCACAGTTCAAGATATTAATAGGAAAAACCAAAACATGTTTGTTCAATATGAAAATAAAAAAAATTTTTTTATTACTCAAATTATTTTAATGTGGTAA
- a CDS encoding EntF family bacteriocin induction factor, producing MCKKNLLNNKCSNEKLKKTIGGDRAIKQGTSATSVAQCLLSLFRKC from the coding sequence ATGTGTAAGAAGAATTTGTTAAATAATAAGTGTTCAAATGAGAAGTTGAAAAAAACAATTGGAGGAGATAGAGCAATTAAACAAGGAACTAGTGCAACCAGTGTAGCTCAGTGCTTACTTTCTTTGTTTAGAAAGTGTTAG
- a CDS encoding helix-turn-helix domain-containing protein, translating to MAIQINIDVMLAKRKMSVTDLTNHVGITMANISILKNGKAKAIKFSTLEKICEALNCQPGDILEYIPDSD from the coding sequence GTGGCGATTCAAATTAATATTGATGTAATGCTTGCGAAACGTAAAATGAGTGTTACTGACTTAACGAATCATGTTGGTATCACCATGGCTAATATCTCTATTTTAAAAAATGGTAAAGCTAAGGCAATTAAATTTTCAACTTTAGAAAAGATTTGTGAAGCTCTCAATTGTCAACCAGGAGATATTTTAGAGTATATTCCAGATAGCGATTGA
- a CDS encoding DUF3955 domain-containing protein, with protein sequence MSKNKRSNKLTLSSIIIFVLGLICLIGAAPIRLSTSTLDSNGVLHEPFFFTLPLGFALICLAVIIGAISFIKTITTKK encoded by the coding sequence ATGTCAAAAAATAAACGTTCAAACAAACTAACTCTAAGCTCTATAATCATTTTCGTCTTAGGATTGATTTGTCTCATTGGTGCAGCACCGATAAGGCTTTCAACTAGTACATTAGACAGTAATGGCGTTCTGCATGAACCATTCTTCTTCACGCTTCCTTTAGGTTTTGCCTTAATCTGTTTAGCTGTCATTATTGGCGCAATAAGTTTCATAAAAACCATTACGACTAAAAAATAG
- a CDS encoding class D sortase: MHNTLHFLQKKIIIKKTIIQQKKEQPKTISANDITYPSPGDEYGQVTIEKASIKAKLFFGDSPEELRKGVGQYTGSVLPGEVGTSLMGGHNTTDFSTMNLVDVGDKITIQTNYGTYTYKVTKHQIAKFDDKSAIASLFKKEGHKLILYTCYPIDMVGLTDDRLFIYADLESGPLIQ, translated from the coding sequence ATGCACAACACACTACACTTTTTACAGAAGAAAATAATAATCAAAAAGACAATAATACAACAAAAAAAAGAACAACCTAAGACGATTTCAGCTAATGATATCACTTACCCTAGTCCTGGCGACGAGTACGGGCAAGTAACGATTGAGAAAGCTTCAATTAAAGCTAAATTATTTTTTGGTGATAGTCCTGAAGAATTACGCAAGGGTGTCGGACAGTATACTGGCAGTGTCTTACCTGGAGAAGTTGGCACCTCGTTAATGGGTGGTCATAATACAACTGACTTTAGTACGATGAATTTAGTCGATGTCGGTGATAAAATAACTATTCAAACAAATTATGGGACTTATACTTACAAAGTTACCAAGCATCAAATTGCTAAATTTGATGATAAAAGCGCCATCGCTTCATTGTTCAAAAAAGAAGGCCATAAATTAATCCTTTACACATGTTACCCAATTGATATGGTGGGGCTAACCGATGATCGGTTATTTATTTATGCTGATTTAGAATCTGGCCCACTCATTCAATAA
- a CDS encoding DNA-3-methyladenine glycosylase I, translating into MTTRCDWAVHNPLEQEYHDNEWGIPLFDDQKLFELLILESMQAGLSWSTILAKRETLTEAYSNWNYQEIAAYTDENVERLLVNPGVIRHKLKIKSTISNAQAFIAIQNEFGSFSHYLWDFVDDKPINNNWSDISEVPAKTELSDKISKDLKKRGFKFLGSTTVYAYMQAIGLVNDHLLTCFKK; encoded by the coding sequence ATGACAACACGTTGCGACTGGGCAGTCCATAATCCCTTAGAACAAGAGTATCATGATAACGAGTGGGGTATACCTTTGTTTGACGATCAAAAATTGTTTGAATTACTTATTTTAGAAAGTATGCAAGCTGGTTTAAGTTGGTCAACTATTTTAGCCAAAAGAGAGACTCTTACGGAAGCTTATAGCAATTGGAACTATCAAGAAATAGCAGCCTATACTGATGAAAATGTCGAACGACTTTTAGTTAATCCTGGAGTGATTCGTCATAAATTAAAAATTAAATCAACGATTAGTAATGCCCAAGCGTTTATAGCCATTCAAAATGAATTTGGATCCTTTAGCCACTATCTATGGGACTTTGTTGACGATAAACCAATCAACAATAACTGGTCAGATATTAGTGAGGTTCCTGCAAAAACAGAACTATCTGATAAGATTAGTAAAGACCTTAAAAAACGTGGCTTTAAATTTTTAGGTAGCACGACAGTCTATGCTTATATGCAAGCAATTGGCTTAGTTAATGATCATTTACTGACATGTTTTAAAAAATAA
- a CDS encoding DUF2975 domain-containing protein gives MMNFKKINTLFRVALSLVALLGLGFLLLLAPKMAHYFSIQKYNLFLQLFFWITALPVYYILFSLWRISTDLKHEKLFTPHTQKRLKTIAYAGIGESVFYALLLICGLIFLKANMPFYLLSGLFFLIGIIIAIIATLLFHLFTVAEQLKQDSDLTI, from the coding sequence ATGATGAACTTTAAAAAAATAAATACCTTATTCCGTGTAGCCTTATCTTTAGTAGCTCTACTTGGACTAGGATTTCTACTGTTACTAGCACCAAAAATGGCCCATTATTTTTCTATTCAAAAGTATAATTTATTTTTACAGTTATTTTTCTGGATAACAGCGTTACCTGTATACTATATTCTTTTTAGTTTATGGCGCATCAGTACTGATTTAAAACACGAGAAGCTGTTTACTCCACACACTCAAAAACGCTTAAAAACGATTGCTTACGCTGGTATTGGTGAAAGTGTTTTTTATGCTCTGCTACTCATTTGTGGACTGATTTTTCTTAAAGCAAATATGCCATTTTATTTATTATCCGGTTTATTTTTCTTAATTGGCATTATTATTGCCATCATTGCTACTTTACTCTTTCACCTATTTACTGTCGCTGAACAATTAAAACAAGATAGTGATCTAACTATTTAG